The Nicotiana tomentosiformis chromosome 2, ASM39032v3, whole genome shotgun sequence genome includes the window AGTCAGGCTACAACTCAAAGTTCTTAGTAGGCCAAATTATGAAGTTGTAATTAGTATAATATTCTCCTAAGAGAATTAAGGAAAATGTCAAACAACTAATCTTCTTGGagatcatccaattttccaaatTGTTCGTTGTGATCAAACAATCAAATAACGTCTATTACCTGAGTATCCTTTAAACCTTAATAAGGAAAAGAATTCCCTTCATTTAGCTATCCAACACTGGGGAGGAAAGCATATACGAATTTGTTTGCTTTCAGGTCGCAGACTATCCGGCAACGCTTGCTTCCACAATGGATCATAACTCAATATTCTATAATTTTCCGCAGCTCCCTATAGAAATGCCAAGTCTTAGGAGTAGGTATGACAAAGCCAATTATTTTGTTAGTTGAATGTATTAAAAAGAAAATTGTATATGTTGACCAGAAGGATGTTAGGTAGTAGATAACTCGTGATGGCATCACCATTGTGTTGTAATATGAGGTCAGGTCTAGCCCCGGCCCTCACTGTGCGTTTTTGCTAATACAACACCGCCCAGATCTCTATTGGGTAACTTTAACCGTGAAAAAAGAGGGATGACATATCAATCTACACTGCCAAGAGGTACCAACTACCAAGGAGCAAAATACAAGTCATTGGAATTTGAACATAAAGAAATTACAAAATTAAGCAGAACACGTACGTGATTGTTCGCCTTTTATCTTAATACATAACTCTTGAGGCAAAAGGTGAATAATGAACACTGTATTATCTACCTTGTAAAAACAAAAAATTCCTAAACAACAAGAGTATCAATAATAAGGTCTCTCTATTGTGCATTACAAAGACAATAAATTCCTCATTAGCAGCTCAATCTTTAACTTATTTGACTATTACATATAACAAGAACCACCACCGTCCCAACAGTCATTTTCATCTGTTATTTTAGTAATTTTGTTTTTGCTCCCTACTTCCTCATTTCTCTTTGCTTGCATTTGAAGGTATAACAAAGGATGAGCTATCACCATGAACAACCAAATTTTGGATTAGCTGAGGTGGGATATCTCTATTTTGGCTCCCAATATCGTATGAAGCAAAAGGAGGATTATAATAATCGACGAAATTCGTTGTTTTCAGGATAGGGCTATCTTGCCTGCTTAAAGATCTTGACTTGTTGTTGTCAACTGTTTTTCTTATGCTTAATGATCCACATTGTCTAGGTTGTGTTTGGTAGAAAACTTTTGAAACAACTAATTCTCCATCCTTTTCCTCCTCATTTTCACCTAAGTGATATTGGTGCATTACCCAATTAGTCTTCTCAGGCTTTCTTTGCCTACCATAGTTTGTGTAGAGTACCAAAATTTTCTTGTAACCTTTGAGAACTCCACCTATGTAAACTGGCCTGGTTTTGCCTGTTTTATGCCATCTTGTTTCTCCACCATCAATTTCAGTGTGGACCTTTCGTCGTTTTCTAGTCCCCGTTGTGTATGCCTTTGATGGGCGGTGAAAGAAATGACGCACTTGACCATTCTTGTTCACCCCTGCATGCAGTAGCGTATTCAGGATTTTTAGTCAATGAATGCAAATAGTACAAAATTCTAACGTATTCGCAACTTCTTTGGGGTAATAGATGCAAATGGAGTGTATATAGATTAATTACTCTATATCCTTGCTCAGCCCTACGTATAGATTATAGTGCATGCAAACAGTAGGAATGAATGTTTTCTTAGAAAATGATAGAATTTTTGAAAGAAGTTGGAACAGTCATAATAGCATAAAAGTTCCAGTATTTAGAGGTAAtggagccaatcatacttgacaATTCATCTTTTATAGTATTTCcttgtcttcttcttctttgcaATAATTAATTAAGTCATCTAACACttgattataaaaataaaaaataaagtacTGAACAAATCATATTCATATTAATTAACTTGCTGATAAACGACTCCTTACATATATTCTTTTCAGTAGTCACAGTAACGAATAAAGAATTTACTTGATCTATATATGGTAAAAGGCATAGCATAATACCTTACGTCAAGCCAGCTTGTTCCTATTTCATCTAATTGGATTCACCATCTTATGAATCGCTCATTGCTTACCGTAAAACTGATCTAGTTTAATATGAAATAATCACATAAAAATCTTTACAACACGTTAGTTAATTTCcatctatatatatattccatGTTACCAATAATGTGTATTATATAGAATTACCAGCAATAATTACTTTTTAAGCGACTTGATTATGTAAATATTAATTTCTTATACCGTCAAtgcatagaacttaaactcatGTATAACCAACATCATATTTTGTATAAGACTCCCATAATTAAGACACTCCATTGACATTGGTATTTTGGAAACTCTAGCAAGAATCTTTTATCTTTGCTGATTTATATAACATGAATATCTTTTTGCCAAATAGGTAACTTAGCTCCCTTAACCAAGTATTTTCCACTTTTGGATCATTGAAGAAAGAATGAAATTCTCAATCCAGTTGGCACCCTCAACAGCCACTAATAAAGGGTGTTTTTGTTAGTAACAACTCCTCAAACCAAGTGACTAAAGGACATGAACTTGTAGAATAAAAAGCCAGAAAAGGAGGAAAAAGCAAGAAGATATTAACAGATTTTCATGGCGTGGAGTTTCCACAAAAAGAATGAAACAAGTTTAGAATCCAAATGCTATAAGCAATTAACTTTTGCAAGCAAACCGTCTCACTTGGGAAATTTCCTAAACCATCAGTAATTAATTTTGACACTTAGCACAATATTACATACAGAGTTATCCCTACTGATTGAAGATTTCACAAAAAATTGAATCAAGAAGAAAACGAAAAGATTCATACTTAGTAAAGAGAAAAATTGCCTAAATtaggaatttttttaatttaacagTGAATAAGCGTGTCCCACTCTAATAACAAATCCGAATATAAATCCTGAAAGGAATAAAATCCGGACAAGAAAACATCAAATCTTCTAAGTTTATCTACTTTCATTTTTGTTAATTGAAATATGTGATTTTACACTCTTCATGTGCGTGCTTGCTCAAATTAATTGTCGGCACCAAGCCCGGATAAAGAAGGAGGATTGCAGTAGATTGACAACAACTAGTCTACTTAACTTGGTCAATTTATGATGAATTCACACATAGTACATAATACGTTATTGTAAACAGATGATTTTAACTAGAATAAAATGGAAAATTACCAGGTAGTTTCTCAGGATGAGTGTAGCAAATGCCATTTTCGCCATCAATAGTCAAAATGAATTCATCAATAAGGGGATGAAGTTTAAGGGTATCTGAAATGACCTTTGCTTCCAAATGCTCAAGAATCTCATGGTCCGATGGATCAAACTTCACTCCAGCTGGTAGACCAGGCAAATCATGTATTCCTCTCTAGTAGTAAAAATTTTGTTTTCATTACACACTCAAAATAAGTAGAAAAGAAAATTGCACCTATTAATAATTTAGTTCATTTATAGAACAATTACTGTTCTTGATAAAAGAAAATTAATCATCATTAATATCAAATACCTGATGTTCAAGCTCTATGCTATGTCCACACGAAGGACAAGTAATGATTCTAATTTCATGATCAACTTTTGAAGTGATCATAACGTTATTTTCATCTGACGGAGGAGCTGATATTATAATTGGGAGAGCTGTTTCACTATTGGATTGACTGCACCATGTCATATTTGCTCTTGCTTATGCACACATcccaaattaattaattaatttggtCAATTTCTTTCTCCTCTCCGAGCTAAGCAAAATCCCAataaaggaaagaaaatacaTATGTAAGGTGTAAAGACaaggagaaaaataattaattaagcagaAATTAAAGGAATatagttaaataaataaaaaattcttCTTTCATGTTCGTTCTTGATGTTGGGAAGGAATTGAGCTCTCTTACTTTTTGTagtttctcttcttttctttgctGGAACTGTTCCAATACTAGCTGCTGAGTTAAAACCCTGAAAGAGAGagaaaggagagagagagaggaggaaaaaAGGTCAGAAATATCTGTGATAGGAACAAACTAATTTGGAATTAATATTTTTTCTTGAGATGAGAAGAAAAGGTGAGAggggaagaaaaaagaaaaaaagaaaaaagaaaagtaaatcaGTTGCTTGGATGTCAAGTTTGGTTATGTTTATGTAAATACACATGTACCAGAATACACTAGTACTAGAGAATAAATTAAATACAGTTTTTCTTACTAATCTTTGATTCTTAATCTATATTTTATCCATATATAACTGTAGAACCAAAGTATAATTAACAGTTTTGAAGTCGCTTTTCTTACTATTCTTTGATTCGtaatcaatattttattcataTATAACTGTAGAACCaaagtaattaaattaataaatgaTTTATTAACTTAACCTATTGGTATTAAGAATAGCATGGAGTATAGAAGGGAGAAGGAGAAATACTTGGAGGACATTTCACCTCTTTTAACAAGAAGAAAGAGAGGGCTTTAGCTGCAGTGTCAACCTGGAGTGTTCttaaagcatatatatatatatatatatatatatatatatatatatatatataagaagatAGGTTtggtatatacatatatatacgtaCCAACAAATGTGAAAGTAACAAACGCTGAATTTCAACCTAACTTGTATTTTCTACTCTTTCTTTTCTTCGCGTAACAAACTAACCCGTACCTCACATTTTAATTCCAAACATTACCTTCttctaatttttgtgtaacaatattttatgtataaataattttttttgaaatttatgcTAGTGTAATAGAATTATGTTCTCTTATATAGGTGACAGGCTAAAGGATGTAGGAATTGCATAGCGGAAGAACAGtagaaaaattcttattttttcacATTACACAAACTTGTAGCAGCCGACACGTTTAGGATATTTTTATAAGTTGTCTATTCAAAACGAAGGTCATTATATAATTATGAAACTAAAGCTTATCAGAGAAGCCACGCAACGCGAAGCTTAACGAGGAAGCTTTAGTCTTTAGGGTTTTTCTTTAACGTATGGACGAGGGTTTCTTTAATTTGCGGGGATAATGTTGAGAGACTCAAACGTTTGTTATTCTTAGAATTTGTAGTGTTAAATATGTCATAACATTTATGAGTAGAACAGCATGTCAATAACGGTATATTTGAAAACTTTAATCTTGAACTAAATAAAGAAATGTGTCACAGGAATAGGGGAAACATGTTGACGTTGTGGACTTTGATTAGTCTCTCTCCATCATTCAAATTTTGTGGAATATTGTCCGCAAATGAATGTTGTGGGTTTGATTTTATATTGCATAGATAATTCTGTCACGAACTTTACTTGTAATTTGGTCCGTTATTGCGTAGTATTATAACAAGAAAATAAATTTAGCCTTTTGTTAACTTTCCATGTATTAGCTCTCCTAATTTTCAAAGAACTTCTTTTAAATCACTTCTAATAAATGCACATGAGGGATGTATAGTAGGAATTAACTCGGCTGTAGTGAAAACGGAAAATAGTAGCGCAAGAACAAAACATAAACGAAATTGTATTCTTCAACGCTAGTTGCATATAAGGGAACCTAATTATATTACACTAGTGAGTTTGCCGCTCTTCGCGCGGTTGTACAAAAAATTAATGACTCGATAAATTTTCTATAAATTTAgtccaagtacaagtaaagttacAATTTGTATGCATACAAAAATTAACTCAATACATTGATTTacgaatataaatatttttttcaataagCTGCAAGATTGTTGTCCATATCATATTATAAGATGTTTAAGATAAAGTAAAGTGGATAGAAAACTTAAGACTATTGTCCGTCAAGATCTAGTTTCAAAATTGATCATCATACTTTTAAGTTTTCGGTAACACTTGCAAGTTCGTTATTTATCTCAGAGGAAAGTTTAAGAAAGAACCTTTATGTTTACTTTCTTTATTAGGGTAATAAGCTGTTCCTCCCAAAAGAAAAGCATTACTTAAATTCTAAAAATACCTAATTACTTTTATATgcttattaattattttaaactaatAGAAGTCACCATATATTACACAATCAATAAAATTTTTCTCTAATTTTTCATCTCTTGAGGAGCAGCAAATCAAATACCTCGTTATAGCAATGGCATATTGTCACCTCTACCATACATGTTGAAGTAAGCCAACTAcggaaaaaaagagaagaaaatataTCAAGGTTATAGTAATTTGTTTacatttgaaatttataaattctCGATACGTTATATAGTTCTGATCTTATTGAGAGTCTTAAATTATTGTGTAGTTGTACAGATCTGTGCTGAGTCAGCATGTAACTATACactgttagttgtagtagttatacAGTAGTTATACAATTAGTCTAGTTATATTAGCTGTCATACGTATAATGTTGAGATAAGCAATATCATTTCACATTCTATTctttactctctctctctctctctactctCTTAGAACTCTCGAGAACCTCCATTGGAGGTCTTGCATGAGCTTGATTTTTCCAGTTTCGAGCTAATctcaatatggtatcagagcccgGTTGAACGTATCTACTTGAAGTCTACCGGAATTCCTCTTTCAGTATCTCAAAATCTCTTTTTCCCTTTCGTATACTAGGGTTTTTAGATTCCTCGATTCATACTGTAATTTTCATATGAATCGAAGATTTTCAGTGAAATCGATCTATCTACTCACAAAGTAGGTTGATATATTGGTTAATTTCATCGATTAGACCTTCTCAAATGGCCATCAATCAAAGCGAAGAAACAACGCCCAATACGACCAGAAATGACCAGCCGATCATCGATGCGAGCAGTGCTCTGTACATTCATCATTCGGACAGTCCTAGAGTAATGCCAGTGCCGGTTCCATTCGATGGAATTAGATATAGGTCTTGGAGAAGAAGTGTATTTCGAGCTCTATCGATCAAAAATAAATTAGGGTTCATAAATGGGGAATGTAAGAAACCTAGCCTTAATTCACCTCAATTTTGCCAATGGGAGAGATGTGACGATATGGTGACCTCTTGGATTCTCAATTCCCTCATAAAAGAGATCTCTAACAGTGTTGAGTATGTTAATTACTCAGTCGAGCTATGGAGGGAGCTGGAAGATCGATATGATCAAACAAATGAAGTGAAGTTATATCAAATCCAAAAGGAGATCAACGACCTTGTTTAGGGCTCATTAGACATCACTGCCTACTATACACGAATGAAGAGACTGTGGGAAGAATTAAACACACTGAATGCTAAGTCTCAGTGCAACTGTGTTTGCACGTGTGGATCAAAGGAAACGATGCATAAAGCAGAACAGGATCGACGACACATTCAATTTTTGATGGGCTTAAATAAGGTCTATACAATAGTGCGAGGAAGCATTTTGATGGTGAAACCTCTACCGTCTTTGGCACAGGCTTTCTCCCACCTAATACAAGAAGAGAAACAAAGGGAATTCAGGCCAAGTAATCAACTGAATCTCGAGTCTACTTCACTATATGTGAATGCCACATCtatacaacatcaaaatctattcGGAGCTAGGAACATCAAAACACACTACACTGCAAACAACAGAGGTTGCCCATTCTGTGACTATTGCAAGAAACTGGGTCACATAAAGGAGAAATGTTACAAGTTACATGGGTATCCCCAAGGCAACTCATACAACAATCAGAATTTTAATCGGGCCAATTCTTAACAGTTCAATAAGAATAACAGCTCAAATCAGACTCAGGGTCACAAGTTCAACAGAGGAAAAGGAGTTGTGGAAAATGTACATGGAGTTCTATCTGATTTACTTCATGAGAAGAAAGATGATTCAGTTGCACATGATGAGAATCAAAATGTCAACCTAACAAGAGATTAGTATGGGCAGATAATGAGTCTGCTGCAGCACTTTCAGACAGGCAACACAGGAGGACCCTCCGGCAATGCCAACATCACTAATGTTGTTGTCAATTTCGCAGGTATTGTAGTCTGCACCTCTTCTATTGATTTTGACAAACCATCATGCAAATGCTTTGAATCAAAGTTTGATCTTTGGATCATAGACTCAGGAGCATCTAACCATATGACTTTTAATAAGATAACACTTAGTAATATCACCACTCTACCATATCCTTTATTGATTAGCCTACCAAATGGATATAGGGTGAAAGTACTTGAATTTGGAGATGCGATACTCATTCCTAAAATCATCCTACACAAAGTCCTCTATGTTGCTTCTTTCAAATACAATCTAATCTCTGCCCACTCTTTTGCAATGCATCTTAAATGTATTATGCTCTTCACTAATGCATTGTGTCTATTACATGCCCCTTCAGTGAAGAGGCCTCAGGTGATTGGTAGTAGTAGGGAGGGACTATACTATCGAGTCTAAAGGGTAAATGCACTTTCTCAAATTCTTATGTATCAGGTTCTTGTTGCAATTG containing:
- the LOC104110393 gene encoding NAC domain-containing protein 73-like, giving the protein MTWCSQSNSETALPIIISAPPSDENNVMITSKVDHEIRIITCPSCGHSIELEHQRGIHDLPGLPAGVKFDPSDHEILEHLEAKVISDTLKLHPLIDEFILTIDGENGICYTHPEKLPGVNKNGQVRHFFHRPSKAYTTGTRKRRKVHTEIDGGETRWHKTGKTRPVYIGGVLKGYKKILVLYTNYGRQRKPEKTNWVMHQYHLGENEEEKDGELVVSKVFYQTQPRQCGSLSIRKTVDNNKSRSLSRQDSPILKTTNFVDYYNPPFASYDIGSQNRDIPPQLIQNLVVHGDSSSFVIPSNASKEK